In Pirellulales bacterium, the sequence CTCGCTTGCGGTTTCGCGCGTCGGGCTCGCAAATGCTTCAGGCCTTAGCGGGCGAGGAAAACTTGCTCACCCTCGCCCCGCGCACCTCGCCCCTCGTCCCTCTATGACCGCCAGCGAAGCCCGATTGCCGCGGCACATCGCGGTCATCATGGACGGCAACGGCCGCTGGGCGCAGCGGCAGGGTTTGCCGCGCATCGAAGGGCATCGCCGCGGCGTGGCCACGGTCCGCCGCACCACCGAGGAATGCACCCGCCTCGGTATCGAGCAACTGACGCTGTATTGCCTCTCCAGCGAAAACTGGAAGCGCCCGCAGGAGGAACTCGATTTCCTCATGCACTTGCTCGAGCAATACATGATCGAAGAACGTTCGACGATCATGGAGCAAAACATTTCGGTTCGCATGATCGGCCGCCGCGAAGGGATTCCGCCGGCCACGCTGGCGGAAATGGATCAAACCATCGCCATGACGGCGTCGAATTCCGGCACCCGGCTTTGCCTGGCAATCAACTACGGCGGGCGGGCCGAATTGCTCGATATGGTCCGCCGCGTGGTGGCCGATGTGGAATCCGGGCAACTCGAGCCGGCCACATTTTCAGAAGCGACAATTCAAGATCGGCTCTACACGGCGGGGATGCCCGACCCCGACCTATTGATCCGCACGGCCGGTGAAATGCGGGTCAGCAATTTTCTTCTTTGGCAGATCAGCTACGCCGAGATCTGGGTGACCGACCGTTGCTGGCCCGAGTTCGAGGAAGCCGATTTGCATCGGGCGATCGAGGCCTATGCCGCCCGCCAGCGCCGCTTTGGCGGATTGACGGCGTA encodes:
- a CDS encoding isoprenyl transferase, with the protein product MTASEARLPRHIAVIMDGNGRWAQRQGLPRIEGHRRGVATVRRTTEECTRLGIEQLTLYCLSSENWKRPQEELDFLMHLLEQYMIEERSTIMEQNISVRMIGRREGIPPATLAEMDQTIAMTASNSGTRLCLAINYGGRAELLDMVRRVVADVESGQLEPATFSEATIQDRLYTAGMPDPDLLIRTAGEMRVSNFLLWQISYAEIWVTDRCWPEFEEADLHRAIEAYAARQRRFGGLTA